Proteins found in one Bacillota bacterium genomic segment:
- a CDS encoding GntR family transcriptional regulator: MVGDLKSVNRPKTLKQMAYQEIKTSILNGQLVAGEVYSEGKIAKALNISRTPVREAFLDLQRDGLVGALPQRGMIIRKVSQGVRDEVFLLRRTIEAMIIEQLPGKIGLHDLSRLRGILAGQQEAIEQEDMVKFLDYDEEFHLTLAELTGYHRVREILVNLRDLTRLMGMSTLQWPGRMELVLTEHKAVFQALSERDFAAAKKAMIVHLTNTERSLSEPESS, encoded by the coding sequence ATGGTTGGGGACTTAAAATCAGTCAACAGGCCCAAAACCCTCAAGCAAATGGCTTATCAGGAAATAAAGACATCAATCCTGAATGGGCAATTGGTGGCTGGGGAGGTGTATTCGGAGGGGAAGATCGCCAAAGCCCTGAACATCTCCCGCACGCCAGTCAGGGAAGCCTTCCTGGACCTGCAGCGGGATGGACTAGTAGGGGCTCTTCCGCAAAGAGGCATGATAATCCGAAAGGTATCTCAAGGAGTAAGAGACGAAGTTTTCCTTCTCAGGCGAACCATCGAGGCGATGATCATTGAGCAATTGCCTGGGAAAATAGGTCTGCACGACCTTAGCAGGCTCCGCGGGATTCTTGCCGGGCAGCAAGAAGCGATCGAGCAAGAGGATATGGTAAAGTTCCTGGATTACGATGAAGAGTTTCATCTAACTCTAGCTGAACTGACAGGCTACCACAGAGTAAGAGAGATTTTAGTCAACTTACGTGATCTTACTCGCCTAATGGGTATGTCCACCTTGCAGTGGCCCGGCAGAATGGAACTGGTACTGACAGAGCATAAGGCGGTTTTCCAGGCCCTCAGCGAAAGGGACTTTGCCGCAGCTAAGAAGGCCATGATCGTGCACCTCACTAATACCGAGCGTAGTCTCAGCGAGCCGGAATCGTCATAG